The following proteins are co-located in the Apium graveolens cultivar Ventura chromosome 5, ASM990537v1, whole genome shotgun sequence genome:
- the LOC141659032 gene encoding uncharacterized protein LOC141659032 produces the protein MPPSPSVRRSPGRELKPDNHKRGRSLEGGILFKEKEEDLALFNEVQNRERDNFLLQSTDDFEDTFSTKLRYFSDHKLGLSIPVRGESSNLLNDEEEKNDYDWLLTPPDTPLFTSLDDEVPPLNFPQRGRPRSQPISISRSSTMEKSRRSSRGSASPNRLSPSPKSSSNVVQARGRTSSAPHSSPTPSSRHVSPLRRPSPPPGKPLTPTRRSTTPTPRRVSTSSISNAASGIRGISPVKSNRGNSASPKVRAWQSNIPGFPSEAPPNLRTSLADRPASYVRGSSPASRNGREFPSKSGRQSMSPTTTRSIGSSHSHDRDRFSSRSKGSIASSGDDDADSLLSIPIGSSEQLSTRRMGSSPNKRAPAFSKKLYRTVASSSAPKRSFDLALRQMDHRKSPQNMFRPLLSSVPSSTLYAGKTSAAKHAITSRNSITTSSNASSDQVTGGEHDTEGSEQNQEDVTSSFVECLEATLVYTRDEDFDFDKGDALIESITLETQDGSLCSQHADLGGSLTVDCDTGSYENCSNYATGMETIAASGTSDAALDHDGPEDMLLCQSCGNTYYATDITDGELNVCQDCRSDVFLTISNIVTTPISAGNSPVFSTKILEESGSFGITDPPVVLPVSAGVTIIFDSGIRQHETKENPSSYSEPIWDFLSTDSVPGNLVEGGDRRHANPQVVGQPTTYSVPDGATGDLQMKKSLDYPPVNASGGTGISVLLNRSSSGRGAFLQSRSFTASSNSYDDSSYVRDSAYSLRSSYGHGSLSASSSVDLGLYKQTEARVQRQQSGKQSDLENYKHDMNTKHRRTGSSLSAASNPALQSSSLTPGMLEQSSDASLSQDRNDAVVKLVDAQDQLLSSETMEEDNVYTDGESTYKCGTVDAFPLESSTNVLEKHQLSIFTSFANSEESSPYENGEDLTNNVKNVGAVEVPVISLESSVVGEEIVPSSSDDMVKGPQFSSQSSLDRISEVETKSVHQGSPEMPYDTVSSSSRSSMGELLDLHNTTTSDKDIFFPEPDNSNVEHRTLEESTVMVEGKGGSKARSLTLEEATDTILFCSSIVHDMAYDAATIAIEKENPAPLEGSRPMVTILGKANPERKDVQPRTAVKRTSKQKTKPRQAESDMKPPSNTSNDENIDVSTNRIVGAYDSDAKSMKAPPKLESKCNCTIM, from the exons ATGCCTCCGTCTCCATCAGTGAGACGCTCACCTGGACGGGAGCTTAAACCAGACAATCACAAGAGAGGGCGCAGTCTTGAAGGCGGGATACTCTTTAAAGAGAAGGAAGAAGATCTTGCTTTATTTAACGAGGTTCAAAATAGAGAACGTGACAATTTCCTGCTCCAGTCTACTGATGATTTTGAAGACACTTTCT CTACAAAGTTGAGATACTTTTCAGATCATAAGCTTGGGTTATCCATTCCTGTACGAGGAGAAAGTAGCAACCTGCTAAACGACGAGGAGGAAAAGAATGACTATGACTG GTTGTTAACACCTCCAGACACTCCGCTTTTCACTTCTCTAGATGATGAGGTACCTCCACTGAATTTTCCACAGAGGGGAAGACCACGAAGTCAACCCATTTCAATCTCAAGATCTTCCACG ATGGAAAAGAGTCGAAGAAGCAGTAGAGGTAGTGCCAGTCCAAATCGCCTAAGCCCATCTCCCAAGTCTAGCAGCAATGTTGTCCAAGCAAGAGGCAGGACGTCATCAGCACCTCATTCAAGTCCAACCCCTAGTTCACGACATGTCAGTCCTTTGCGTAGGCCATCTCCCCCACCTGGCAAACCCTTGACACCCACTCGAAGGTCAACCACACCAACACCAAGAAGGGTGAGCACAAGTTCTATCAGTAATGCGGCTTCTGGTATAAGGGGTATATCCCCCGTAAAGTCAAATAGAGGAAACTCCGCTTCACCAAAAGTAAGGGCTTGGCAATCGAACATTCCTGGTTTTCCCTCTGAGGCACCTCCCAATCTTCGTACTTCCCTTGCTGATCGACCAGCATCATATGTGCGGGGATCTTCACCAGCATCCAGAAATGGTAGAGAGTTTCCTTCTAAGTCTGGCCGACAATCGATGTCGCCAACTACAACCAGAAGTATCGGTTCATCACATAGTCATGATCGAGATCGATTTAGCTCTCGAAGTAAAGGTTCAATTGCATCTTCTGGTGATGATGATGCTGATTCTCTTCTATCCATTCCAATAGGTAGCTCAGAGCAATTGTCGACAAGGAGGATGGGTTCATCTCCAAATAAAAGAGCTCCAGCATTTTCCAAAAAACTATATAGAACAGTAGCCTCTAGTTCTGCTCCGAAGAGATCCTTCGACTTGGCACTTCGACAAATG GATCATCGCAAAAGTCCACAGAATATGTTCAGGCCGCTGTTATCTAGTGTTCCCAGTTCAACCTTGTATGCTGGGAAAACAAGTGCTGCAAAGCATGCAATTACATCTAGAAATTCAATCACAACTAGCAGCAATGCAAGTTCTGATCAGGTCACTGGTGGAGAGCATGATACTGAAGGAAGTGAACAAAATCAGGAGGACGTAACTAGTTCGTTTGTGGAGTGCCTTGAGGCAACTCTTGTGTATACTCGGGATGAGGATTTTGATTTTGATAAGGGCGATGCACTAATTGAAAGTATTACGCTTGAAACACAAGATGGATCTCTTTGTTCTCAGCATGCTGACTTAGGTGGAAGCTTAACGGTTGACTGTGATACAGGTAGCTATGAAAATTGCAGTAACTATGCTACTGGTATGGAAACTATTGCAGCCTCTGGAACTTCTGACGCTGCTTTGGATCATGACGGTCCTGAAGACATGTTACTTTGTCAGAGCTGCGGGAATACATATTATGCTACTGATATAACAGATGGGGAATTAAATGTTTGTCAGGATTGCAGGTCAGATGTGTTCTTGACTATCAGCAATATTGTGACAACCCCAATCAGTGCTGGGAACTCTCCGGTATTTTCTACGAAAATTTTGGAAGAGTCGGGTTCATTTGGCATAACAGATCCTCCTGTTGTGTTACCGGTGTCTGCTGGAGTGACTATCATATTTGATTCAGGAATCCGCCAACATGAGACTAAGGAAAACCCGAGTTCCTACAGTGAGCCAATTTGGGATTTCCTGTCCACAGATTCTGTTCCGGGGAACTTGGTAGAAGGAGGAGATAGGAGGCATGCTAACCCGCAAGTAGTAGGTCAACCTACTACCTACAGTGTACCTGATGGTGCTACCGGTGATCTGCAAATGAAAAAGTCTCTTGACTATCCACCTGTTAATGCTTCAGGAGGTACGGGCATCTCTGTACTGCTGAACAGATCAAGCAGTGGGAGAGGTGCATTTCTCCAAAGCAGGTCTTTTACCGCCAGCAGTAATTCGTATGATGATTCATCATATGTAAGAGATAGTGCATATAGCTTAAGAAGCTCTTATGGACATGGCAGTTTGTCTGCATCATCTTCGGTTGACTTGGGTTTGTATAAACAAACAGAGGCTCGTGTTCAACGGCAGCAAAGTGGGAAACAATCTGACCTGGAAAATTATAAGCATGACATGAACACTAAACACCGACGAACTGGATCATCTTTGTCTGCTGCTTCAAATCCTGCATTGCAAAGTTCAAGTCTTACACCAGGCATGCTTGAACAAAGTTCTGATGCATCACTTTCCCAAGATAGAAATGATGCAGTTGTAAAACTTGTAGATGCTCAGGACCAGTTACTATCTTCAGAAACTATGGAAGAAGATAATGTGTACACTGATGGTGAGAGTACCTATAAGTGTGGAACCGTGGATGCTTTTCCTTTGGAATCATCAACCAATGTACTAGAAAAGCATCAGCTTAGTATATTTACTTCATTTGCGAACTCTGAAGAGTCTTCTCCATACGAGAATGGTGAAGACTTGACCAACAATGTGAAAAATGTTGGGGCTGTAGAAGTACCAGTCATTTCCTTGGAGTCTTCTGTTGTAGGGGAGGAAATCGTGCCAAGTTCTTCTGATGACATGGTGAAAGGTCCTCAATTTAGTTCTCAAAGTTCTTTGGATAGAATTTCTGAAGTAGAAACTAAGAGTGTTCATCAAGGTTCTCCGGAGATGCCTTATGATACTGTCTCCTCGAGTTCAAGAAGCAGCATGGGTGAATTACTGGATCTTCACAATACTACCACATCTGATAAAGATATTTTCTTTCCGGAACCTGATAATTCAAATGTCGAACATCGCACCCTTG AGGAATCGACGGTGATGGTCGAGGGTAAAGGTGGATCTAAAGCTAGAAGCTTGACTCTGGAAGAAGCAACAGATACAATACTATTCTGCAGCTCTATTGTTCATGATATGGCCTATGATGCTGCAACCATAGCAATAGAAAAGGAAAACCCTGC